Proteins co-encoded in one Arachis hypogaea cultivar Tifrunner chromosome 11, arahy.Tifrunner.gnm2.J5K5, whole genome shotgun sequence genomic window:
- the LOC112721507 gene encoding uncharacterized protein — protein sequence MYAKFIKDLCMNKEKIHDLETISLGSSISALMGAIPEKYGDPGPCMVTCTIGGVQFVDCMCDLGACVSIMPLSIYDALKLPPLRRSAAQFVLADKSIISVVGIAKVVLVTINGLIFPIDFYILEMPPNDSGRPSSILLGRPFLKTSRFKLDAFSGTYSFEIDGRAMSFNLDEAMKYLLEDHSIFQCDIFYETVAEIHQETVDEKNMVKGSSVGKPHEYTKDTLPPPMVPDDQVPRHELNIELKPIPPHLKYAY from the coding sequence ATGTATGCTAAGTTTATAAAGGATTTGTGCATGAATAAGGAGAAGATTCATGACTTAGAAACTATTTCTTTGGGTAGCTCGATTTCTGCTTTGATGGGTGCTATACCGGAGAAATATGGTGATCCCGGTCCATGTATGGTTACATGCACTATTGGTGGTGTACAGTTtgttgattgcatgtgtgacttaggtgCATGTGtcagtattatgccattatctatttatgatgctttgaAGCTTCCACCATTGAGAAGGTCGGCAGCCCaatttgttttggcagataagagcATAATCTCAGTAGTTGGAATTGCGAAAGTCGTCTTGGTGACCATTAATGGGTTGATTTTTCCTATTGATTTCTACATTcttgagatgccccctaatgactcaggaagaccgtcATCTATCTTGCTTGGAAGGCCGTTCTTGAAGACCTCTCGGtttaaattggatgccttctcgGGTACCTACTCCTTTGAGATTGATGGAAGAGCAATGAGTTTTAACCTTGATGAAGCTATGAAGTATCTACTGGAAGACcactctatcttccagtgtgatattTTTTATGAAACTGTGGCTGAAATTCACCAAGAGACAGTTGATGAGAAGAACATGGTGAAGGgttcaagtgtggggaagcccCATGAGTATACTAAAGACACATTGCCACCTCCAATGGttccagatgatcaagtgccacGCCATGAGCTGAACATAGAGTTGAAGCCCATTCCACCTCACCTAAAATATGCTTATTGA